The Sphingopyxis sp. TUF1 genome segment TTTCCAGGCGCATGCCATTCGCCTCGAGCCGCGCCGCCAGTGCAGCAAAGGACGGGACGACGCGATGCGTGGGGTCATCGTAAAAATTGAGCGTTCCCTCGCGCTTGGGGAAATCCACGGAAGCCTCTGTGGGAAACGCAAGATACAACACGCCTCCCGGTTTGAGCACAGAACACATTGCATCGATCACGGCGTCCGGATCCTCGCAATGTTCGATATTGTGCGAAGAGATGACGCCATCGAAGCTTTCGCCGATATCTCGGATCGTTGAGGCAAACTGTTCCGAGGTGGTGACTATGTAACGATCCATGGAGGCGAAGGCCATTTCGGTCTGATGATAATCGCCTATATCGATCCCGACATATCGTATCTCCGGCGCCGCCTGCTTCAGCCTCGCAGCAGACCCGTTTCCGCAGCCAATATCGAAAATCGCGGCATCTGGCCGCAAGGAGTGTACGAAAGCCGATTTATTCGCAGGCCGCAGAATTCGTCCCACGCTTGCCTTGAAACCCATGCATATCCCACTTCGGAAAGGAATGTTCGACCATAAACCGGCGACGACCATTGCTCCCTATCAAAGCTACTTTGACTCGCAAGTGATTCATTCCAAGCCTGCAAGGCTTTAGG includes the following:
- a CDS encoding class I SAM-dependent methyltransferase — translated: MVVAGLWSNIPFRSGICMGFKASVGRILRPANKSAFVHSLRPDAAIFDIGCGNGSAARLKQAAPEIRYVGIDIGDYHQTEMAFASMDRYIVTTSEQFASTIRDIGESFDGVISSHNIEHCEDPDAVIDAMCSVLKPGGVLYLAFPTEASVDFPKREGTLNFYDDPTHRVVPSFAALAARLEANGMRLEKAIPRSRPLMYAIAGLLLEPWSAIRNRVDHYGAIWALWGFESIVWARKPRA